From Ureaplasma urealyticum serovar 8 str. ATCC 27618:
GAAATTAATTCACGCATTAAAACATTATTAAACTTCAATAAAAATTTTAATAATATTGAACAAATGCCTAAATTAGATCAAAAATGAGCTAAAGAAATTTATAACTTTGTTAAAAACGCTATTGTTGTTACTTTTACTGATTTTGATATTAAAAAAATGCACCAATTATTTTCGCACTATGAATTTGATCTTGAAAAAATTATTTATTTTGATATTTATAAATTTTTTGAGAAGAAATTACATACTAACGCTGTGCCTAGTCTATTTTCATTAGGGATTTTAAGTGGTATTAAAATTGATTTTTTTAAATTACATAATGCCTTATATGATGCTTTTATACTAAAAGAAATTTTTCTACATATTCGTTATAAAACAAATGAAGAATTATATGAAATGTATAGTTATTATCAATTTTTACCAAAAATTATTAATTCTTCATATTTTATTACTAATGAACAAGAAAAAAATAAAGGCATTATTAAAAAAGAAGTAAAGTATGTAATGTACATTAAAGAATTTGATTTTACTGATAAATTTGATTTAAATTTTGTTGTTTATAAAAAAAATCACCATTTTTATTCAAAGCCAATTTATGATAGTAGTTTAGAATTACAAACAATTTCATCAGCAATTGATGAACATAGTTCTCCAAAAGTTCAACTAGCCAATACTTTTTTTGAATATTTAAGTAAAAGTGCTGTTTTTAGTATGAAAAAATTAGGTATAAAACAAAGTGAAAAATTTTTAAAGTTCTATAAAACACACACTAATAAAAGAAAAATTATCAAAGTTTTAAGTTTGAATCTTAAAAAAGAAATTAAACCTGAAAATTTTGTTATCAAAGCACAAGTAATTTGTGAAACGCTCTCTAAGAATGAAGCTATTCATCCTTTTGTACAAGAATATTTAAAAGCTTTTAGTGATATATCATCCCAAGAAAATGAAAATAATAATTAAATTTAAGGATTTAAATTAAGCATGAATTTAAAAGAAATTAAAATAAAAATTAATGATGCTAATCAACGTTTAGATCGTTTTTTACTAAAAAACTTTCCAAATTTATCCAGAATTGCGATTTATAAATTAATTCGGACAAAAGATATTAAAGTTAATCATAAAAAAGCTGAACACAATTACTTATTGAAAGAAAATGATGTTGTTAGTATTTATGCTAAAGAAAATTTTTTAGAAAAAAAGATTGATTTAGATTTTGCTAAAGCTAAAGATGAGTTAGAAATTATTTATGAAGATTCAAATATTTTGGTTGTTCATAAACCAATTGGTTTAATTGTGCACGAAGATGATAATCATAAAAACGATACTTTACAAAACCGTATTAAAAAATATTTAGTTAAAAAAAATGAATATCATCCATTTGATGAAAGTGCTTTTGTACCAAGTTTGTGCCATCGTTTAGATTTAAACACAAGTGGATTAATTGTTGCAGCTAAAACAGCTAACGCTTTAAGAATTATCGCTGAAATGTTTAAAAATAATGATGTTAATAGAGTTTATAAATGCCTAACTTATAATCGATTACCTAAAAATAATGATATTGTTTACAATTACATGTACAAAGCAAATGATAATACGATGATTGTGCAAAATTTTAAAACAAAAGTTAATAAAACAGCAATCACTAAATATCAATATATTGGTAACTACAAAAAGTATTTTGTTTATGATATTGAATTATTAACAGGACGAACACATCAAATCCGTGCTGTTTTAAACTTTTTACATGCACCGATTGTTGGTGAACAAAAATATATTACTAAAGATATTGATAAAAATCAAAATTATGAATATCAATGTTTAGTTTCATACAAAATTAAATTTATTAATGTACGAAAATACCAATGCGAAGAATTAAATTATCTAGAAAATAAGGAATTTAAATTAGATCGTGTTTGATTTTTAAAGTAAAAGTTTATCTATATTATATATAAGGCCTAAAATACTCAAAAATAATTTAATATTATTTAAAATAAATATCTTGACTTTTTGTGTAATTTTTAATATAATTTTTTGGTGCTTTTAAGAAGCGAGTTAAACAATTTAAAAAAATAAAATATTTCTTGACATTTTAAATAAATTTGTTTATACTTTAATGTATTGTGTTTAAGCGTTTTAATGTGTTAAATGCAATAAGAATGATCTTTGAAAACTAAATAGAATCCGTCAATTTTAAAGAGTTTGATCCTGGCTCAGGATTAACGCTGGCGGCATGCCTAATACATGCAAATCGAACGAAGCCTTTTAGGCTTAGTGGTGAACGGGTGAGTAACACGTATCCAACCTACCCTTAAGTTGGGGATAACTAGTCGAAAGATTAGCTAATACCGAATAATAACATCAATATCGCATGAGAAGATGTAGAAAGTCGCGTTTGCGACGCTTTTGGATGGGGGTGCGACGTATCAGATAGTTGGTGAGGTAATGGCTCACCAAGTCAATGACGCGTAGCTGTACTGAGAGGTAGAACAGCCACAATGGGACTGAGACACGGCCCATACTCCTACGGGAGGCAGCAGTAGGGAATTTTTCACAATGGGCGAAAGCCTTATGAAGCAATGCCGCGTGAACGATGAAGGTCTTATAGATTGTAAAGTTCTTTTATATGGGAAGAAACGCTAAGATAGGAAATGATTTTAGTTTGACTGTACCATTTGAATAAGTATCGGCTAACTATGTGCCAGCAGCCGCGGTAATACATAGGATGCAAGCGTTATCCGGATTTACTGGGCGTAAAACGAGCGCAGGCGGGTTTGTAAGTTTGGTATTAAATCTAGATGCTTAACGTCTAGCTGTATCAAAAACTGTAAACCTAGAGTGTAGTAGGGAGTTGGGGAACTCCATGTGGAGCGGTAAAATGCGTAGATATATGGAAGAACACCGGTGGCGAAGGCGCCAACTTGGACTATCACTGACGCTTAGGCTCGAAAGTGTGGGGAGCAAATAGGATTAGATACCCTAGTAGTCCACACCGTAAACGATCATCATTAAATGTCGGCTCGAACGAGTCGGTGTTGTAGCTAACGCATTAAATGATGTGCCTGGGTAGTACATTCGCAAGAATGAAACTCAAACGGAATTGACGGGGACCCGCACAAGTGGTGGAGCATGTTGCTTAATTTGACAATACACGTAGAACCTTACCTAGGTTTGACATCTATTGCGACGCTATAGAAATATAGTTGAGGTTAACAATATGACAGGTGGTGCATGGTTGTCGTCAGCTCGTGTCGTGAGATGTTGGGTTAAGTCCCGCAACGAGCGCAACCCCTTTCGTTAGTTGCTTTTCTAGCGATACTGCTACCGCAAGGTAGAGGAAGGTGGGGATGACGTCAAATCATCATGCCCCTTATATCTAGGGCTGCAAACGTGCTACAATGGCTAATACAAACTGCTGCAAAATCGTAAGATGAAGCGAAACAGAAAAAGTTAGTCTCAGTTCGGATAGAGGGCTGCAATTCGCCCTCTTGAAGTTGGAATCACTAGTAATCGCGAATCAGACATGTCGCGGTGAATACGTTCTCGGGTCTTGTACACACCGCCCGTCAAACTATGGGAGCTGGTAATATCTAAAACCGCAAAGCTAACCTTTTGGAGGTATGCGTCTAGGGTAGGATCGGTGACTGGAGTTAAGTCGTAACAAGGTATCCCTACGAGAACGTGGGGATGGATCACCTCCTTTCTTCGGAGTAAATTTTTAATTTACGTACTAATAAGTGTACATTTTTATAAAAATCCATGTGAATATTAGCCACTTTTTTAAAAAATATTTCAAAAGTTCATATGGTCGGATTCTATTTAGTTTTGAGAGTTTATTCTCTCCCATAATATTTTATATATTATGGATGATCGATCTTTGAAAACTGAATAATTATCAACAAATCTTTCTAATCATTGACATTAAGTTGTCAGTGAACAGAAACTATATTAATTAATATAGTTAACAATCATAAACAAACAACTTTAAGGATTTATAATAAGTTACTAAGAGCTTATGGTGAATGCCTTGGGACAAACAGGCGATGAAGGACGTGCTAATCTGCGATAAGCGACGGGTAGCTGATAAGAGGCTTTAATCCGTTGATCTCCGAATGAGGAAACTCAGTCTAATGAGAATTAGATTACTGTATAAATGAATTCATAATTTAACAGAGCGATACCTGGTGAAGTGAAACATCTCAGTAGCCAGAGGAAAAGAAAACGAAGTGATTCCCTGTGTAGCGGCGAGCGAAAGGGGAAGAGGCCAAACCGAATTTCGATTCGGGGTTGTAGGACTACAATATGGACTAAAAATTGATAGTAGAATTGGTTGGGAAGCCAAATCACAGAGGGTGATAATCCCGTATACGAAATTGATTTTTTACCTAGTAGTATCCTGAGTAGGGCGGGACACGTGAAATCCTGTCTGAATCCACCCAGACCATTGGGTAAGCCTAAATACTAGTTTGTCACCGATAGAGCATAGTACCGTGAGGGAACGGTGAAAAGAACCCAGAGATGGGAGTGAAATAGAACCTGAAACCATAAGCTTACAAGGTGTTAGAGCACATTAATGTGTGATAGCGTGCCTTTTGAAGTATGAGCCAGCGAGTTATTGTAGCATGCGAGGTTAAATTGTAGAAATGGAGCCGTAGGGAAACCGAGTCTTAATAGGGCGCTTTAGTATGTTGCAATAGACGCGAAACGGGGTGATCTATCCATGGGCAGGTTGAAGGTGAAGTAACATTCACTGGAGGACCGAACCCACTTTCGTTGAAACGACAGGGGATGACCTGTGGATAGTGGTGAAATTCCAATCGAACTCCGTGATAGCTCGTTCTCGTCGAAATATTTTTAGGAATAGCGTTAGATTATTGGGAATATGGGGGTAAAGCACTGAATCTATGATGGCGCCACCTCGGTGTACTGAATAGAATCAAACTCTGAATACCATATTACCTATTCTAGCAGTCAGACAGTGGGGGATAAGCTTCATTGTCGCGAGGGAAACAGCCCAGATCATTAACTAAGGTCCCTAATATATGCTAAGTGGAAAACGATGTTGAGTTTCATAAACAGCAAGGATGTTGGCTTAGAAGCAGCCACCGTTTAAAGAGTGCGTAACAGCTCACTTGTCGAGAGACTCTGCGCGGAAGATGTAACGGGGCTAAGCATATAACCGAAGTTATGGGTTACATATTGTATATGTAGCGGTAGACGAGTGTTGTATATGGGGCGAAGGTAGACTGTGAAGACTACTGGACTTTATACAAGTAAGAATGCTGGCGTGAGTAACGAATGAGAGTGAGAATCTCTCAAACCGATTGACTAAGGGTTCCTGGGCAAGGGTCGTCCTCCCAGGGTAAGTCGGATCCTAAGGCGAGGCTGAAAAGCGTAGTCGATGGGAAACAGGTTAATATTCCTGTACCTACGAATTGTGTGATGGAGTGACGGAGAAGGTTATTATGTGCCGGTTATTGGATTCCGGTTTAAATAGCAAGGTTAGTAAGTTGGCAAATCCGCTTACTATTAAGACTAAGTTATGAGTACGAGCGACCCCTTCGGGTAGTAGCGAAGACATATATATCATGCTTCCAAGAAAAGCTTCTAGCGTTAAACAATTAGTAGCCCGTACCGAGAACGAACACACGTGGTCAAGGAGAATATCCTAAGGTTAGCGAGTTAACTACAGTTAAGGAACTCTGCAAATTAACCCCGTACGTTAGCAATAAGGGGTGCTCGCTGTAAAAGGTGAGCCGCAGTGAATAGCGAGGGGGGACTGTTTAACAAAAACACAGCTCTATGCTAAGTCGTAAGACGATGTATATGGGGTGACACCTGCCCAATGCTGTAAGGTTAAAGAAGAATGTTAGCGTAAGCGAAGCTTTTGACTGAAGCCCCAGTGAATGGCGGCCGTAACTATAACGGTCCTAAGGTAGCGAAATTCCTTGTCGGGTAAATTCCGTCCCGCTTGAATGGTGTAACCATCTCTTGACTGTCTCAACTGTAGACTCGGTGAAATCCTGGTGAGGGTGAAGACGCCCTCTTGGCGTGATTGGACGGAAAGACCCCATGAAGCTTTACTGTAGCTTAATATTGGGAAATTTTATTACTTGTAGAGCATAGGTAGGAGACTTTGAAGTATACTCGCTAGGGTATATGGAGTCATCGTTGGAATACTACCCTTGTGATAAGATTTCTCTAACCTGCAGCCATGAATCTGGCTGGGGGACAGTGTTAGGTGGGCAGTTTGACTGGGGCGGTCGCCTCCCAAAAGGTAACGGAGGCGCGCAACGGTACCCTCAGCACGGTTGGAAATCGTGTATAGAGTGTAATGGTATAAGGGTGCTTGACTGTGAGACTTACAAGTCGAACAGGTAGGAAACTAGGTCATAGTGATCCGGTGGCTCAGAATGGAATGGCCATCGCTCAACGGATAAAAGCTACTCTGGGGATAACAGGCTGATAGTGCCCAAGAGTTCATATCGACGGCACTGTTTGGCACCTCGATGTCGACTCATCTCATCCTGGAGCTGAAGCAGGTTCCAAGGGTTCGGCTGTTCGCCGATTAAAGAGATACGTGAGTTGGGTTCAAACCGTCGTGAGACAGGTTGGTCCCTATCTGTCATGCCCGTAGGAAGATTGAGAAGAGCTGTTCCTAGTACGAGAGGACCGGAATGGACACACCTCTTGTGATCCTGTTGTCGCGCCAGCGGCACTGCAGGGTAGCAACGTGTGGAATAGAGAAACGCTGAAAGCATCTAAGTGTGAAACTAACTTCAAGATTAATCTTCCCTTTCTTAAATGAAGTAAGAATCGTTAAAGACTATAACGTTGATAGGTCGGATGTGTACGCACGGTGACGTGTTTAGCTAACCGATACTAATAATTCGAGGACTTATATAAGTTCTTAGTTAATTTTTAGAAAATAGTTGATAATATTTAGTTTTCAGACATCGATCATAATTGTGTAGTGATCATATCAGAGTGGAAATACCTGTTCCCATCCCGAACACAGAAGTCAAGCACTCTAGAGCCGAAAATAGCGCAAGTAAAATAGGTCATCGCTACGCAAAATTAGGACTAGCCTTAGTTGATAAGGTTAGTTTTTTTTATCCTTTAATAATAATGTTTTTGGCGATATGTTTATCTAATTTAACTAAATTAGTATATAATGAAAATATGGCGATCATTTAAGATTAAGGATTTTATTTAATATGCTAAAGTTAATTTGATGTCAAACGTTAAATGGTGGTATATCCAAAAACAATAAACTTCCATGATATGTAAAAGAAGAATTAGAACATTTTTATAAAACAACAAAAAACCATAAAATTGTAATGGGAAAAAGTACTTTTGATTCATTAGAACAAAAACCATTAAGTAATCGTACTAACATTATTTTTTCATCAATTATGCAAACTCCAGAAGATCAATCATATTTTGTAACTAATGATTTTCAACAATTATTGAATGATGCAAAAAAAGAAGATATTTTCATTATTGGTGGTAAAGAATTGTTTGATATTTTCTTAAATCATGCTGATGCTTTAATCGTTTCAGTATTAAATGATTATTATGATTGTGATTTGTATATGAAAGTTGATTATAATAACTTTAATTTAGATAAAAAAGATGTTTACGATAATTTTGTTGTTAATTATTATTCAAGTAAGAAAGATAAATAAAAATATCTATGACTAAAAAACTAATTGTTTTTGATTTCGATGGCACAATCATGCATACTCACACAACAATGAGTTTGTCAATTATTGGTGTTCTAGAATTTTATAATCATCATGTGCCTAGTTTAAAAGAAATGAATGATCTATTAGGTAATCTTTCTATGGCAAATATTTTTAGAAAATATGCTAAACACGATCTTTTAGATATTGAAATTGAAACAATGATTGCTAAATATTATGAAATATATGAATCTTCACTTTTTATGATTCATAGTTATTTTTTTGATGGAATTTTAGAATTAATTAAAAAAATAAGATCAATTGACAATGTTAAGTTGGCGATTTTATCAAATAAAAAATCAACTTTGTTAACAACAATGGTTGATTATTATAATTTACATCATTATTTTGATTATATTTATGGGGCGGAAGATGTTGATCAAATGAAACCACATCCTAGTGGTTTATTAAGGCTTATGAATAATTGTAATGTTGATCATAAAAACACTTTATTAATTGGTGATAGTTTAGCTGATTTAAAAGCAGCTTTAAATGTTAAATGTCATTTTCTTTTAGTTAATTGAGAACCAGAATATCAAAAGCATAAAGAAACAATTGCTAATTTAAAACCACTTGTTGTTCAAACGATTGATGAATTAGAAACAGAAATTAGTCAATTTTTACGTTAACAAATAAAAAACGATGTAAAAAAGTATTAGTTTATTATATAATATATAGGTAATACTTGCAGATGTAGTTCAATGGTAGAACGCAACCTTGCCAAGGTCGAGACGCGAGTTCGATTCTCGTCATCTGCTCCATTTATTAAATAAAAAGCAATCCAATTATGGATTGCTTTTTTCTTTATTATATTATAATAAATTATTTAGTACCAAAGATTCGATCTCCTGCATCACCTAAACCAGGAGTGATATAACCATTTTCATTTAGTTTATCATCTAATGCTGCGATATATACATCAACATCTGGATGAATTTTTTGAACATATTCAAGCCCTTCTGGAGCTGCAACAATGCACACAAATTTAATGGATTTAGGGTTGTATTTTTTAATAATATTAACAGCTTCAACAACACTCCCTCCTGTTGCTAACATTGGATCTAAGATAATAACATCTGATTCTGAAATGTTTTTAGGGAATTTTTTAAAATATTCTACTGGTTTTAGTGTTTCTTCATTACGATATAAACCAATATGACCAATTGTTGCTGTTGGGATTAAACTTTTAACACCATCAACCATTCCAATACCAGCTCTTAAAATAGGGATTAAACAAATTTTATTTTTTAATTTATAACCTTTTGCATTTTTAACAACAGGTGTTTCAATCTCAATTTCGTTTAATTCTAAATCCTTTGTTGCTTCGTAAACCATTAATTGCGTTAGCTCTTCTAAATTTGTACGGAAAACAGTAGAAACTGTTGAAACTTTTCGCATACGCGTCAACTTATCTTTAATTAATGGATGATTAATAATTTTGTGCATATTTATAACTCCTTAAATCACTTAACTTGTATATATAGTTTTTAATACTTGTTCTTAATTATAAATTTTATTATTATAAATAACTTAATAAAATGAAAAAAACTAGCATTTCGCTAGCTTTTATTAAATTTAATAGTGTCATCACACATAAAAAGATTATGCTATTGCTGCTCCATCTCTGGCCTGACAAGGTTCGCCACTTAATATTGTAATGACATATATATTATAAACAAAAATGACTTAGTTTTAATCTTTGTTTCATACAATTAAGAAATAATTTCGCTTACCTTTTTTAATAATACTAAATTCCTGATTAATAGCATCTTGTTTTTTAACTAAAAAGTTTTCATCATTTACTTTAATATCATTAACTAAAATTGACCCTGTACTTAAAAAATCACGTGCAACACGATTACTTGATGAAATATTAGCTAAATTTAATAAATCAATTATTTTAATTTCATCTTTATCTAATTTTGTTGTTGGTAAACTTTTAATAGCAATATTAAATTCTTCTTGATTTAATTCATTAATATTTCCATTAAACAATACTTGACTAATATGTAATGCTTGTTCATATTTTTGTTGTCCATGTACATCAACTACAACCGCTTGAGCTAATGCTTTTTGAGCGATTCTTAAAGCTGGATTTTCTTTATGTGCTTGCATTATTTTATTTATTTCATCAACATCAATTAATGTTAAGAAATTTAATAATTTTTCTACATCAGCATCTGTTTGATTAATTAAGAATTGGTACATTTCATAAACACTTGATTTATTTTCATCTAAATAAATAGCACCTTTTTCGCTTTTACCAAATTTTTTACCTTCAGAATTTGTTAATAGATTAATTGTTAAACCACAAGCAATATTATCATCACCTAAACTTTTACGAATTATTTCGATTCCAGTTGTAATATTACCTCATTGATCACTACCACCAGCTTGAATGGCAATATTATCATTTTTATATAATTGTAAAAAATCATAACCTTGTAGCAAGTTATAACTAAATTCTGTATATGAAATACCTACATCTAAACGTGAGCTAATAATTTCTTTTTCTAGTAAATAATTAATATTAATTAGTTTACCTACATCACGTAAGAAATCTAAGAAAGTCATGTTTTTATAAAAGTCATAATTATTAATAACTTGAGAATTAGTAAATTTTTCAAGTTGATATTTTATTTTTGTAATATTGTGTTCTAAAATTGTTTTATCTAATAAGTTACGTTCGGCTGATTTGCCACTTGGATCACCAATCATCCCTGTAGCACCACCAACTAGTGCGAATGTTTTAATGTTATGTAAACGAAAACGTTTTAACAACATAATCATAATGTAGTTTCCTAAGTGTAAACTATCAGCTGAGGGATCAAAGCCAACATAAATCCCCTTGTTTTCTGCTAAGGCTTTTTTTAATTTCTCTTCATTAGTTATATTGTTAATTAAATTTCTCGCTTTTAAATCCTTAATTAAATTATGCATAAATTTATTTATTATCCTTAATAATTACTTAATCTATAATATATATTTTAATACTAATATCTTTAAATTAAGTTATTGATTTGCCTTATAATTAAATGTTAAATAGCTTTACTTAAATAAAGGATGGCTTTATGAAAATTAAAAAAGAAAAAGATAATGATATTAATTCAGTATCTAATGAAAACGAAAATAAAAAAATTAATATAAAAGATTTATCAAAAGACGAACGTAAAGAACTAAAAAAACGCATCAAAGAAGTTGAAAAATTAAACAAGAATCACAAAGGCGATATTGATATGTCATCACGTGATCCAAACAATATTATTGAACTTCGTGATGTTAAAAAGATTTTTACAAATGGATATTTAATTAACGAAACACTTAAAGGTGTTAATTTAGACATTCGTAAAGGCGAATTTGTCATCATTTTAGGACCATCAGGTTCTGGTAAAACTACATTAATGAATATTATGTCAGGTCTTGATCGAGCAACAGATGGCGACGTGCGTGTTTGTGGTAAACAATTAATTAATATGAGTCAAAATAAATTAACTGATTTTCGTAAAGAGTACATCGGCTTTGTTTTCCAACAATATGGATTATTACCAACATTATCTGTAGAAGAAAATGTTGAAATTGGTGCAGATTTACAAGTTGATAAAAAGCGTCGTATTAAACCCCAAGATGCATTAAAAGCAGTGGGCATGTTAGAATATGCAAAAAAATTCCCTCATGAATTATCTGGCGGACAACAACAACGGGTGTCAATTGCACGTGCTTTAGCTAAAAATCCCATTATTTTATTTGGTGATGAACCAACCGGTGCTGTTGATGAAACAATGTCAAAAATTATTTTAAAAGAATTTGTAAAAGTTAACCAAGAATTAAAAACAACAGTAATTATTGTTACCCATAACCCAATTTTTGCTGAACTTGGAACTTTAGTTATTAAGGTTAAAGATGGAAACATTAATGAATTAATTCGTAATGACCATCCAAAATCAGTTGATGAACTAAAATGAGATGAACAATAAGAGGATTTGTATTTAAATGAATTTAATATCAAAAATATCACCCCAAAATCGGATTTTAAATCATGCTAGATTAATTGCTGAAGAAGTTTTGAAAAAAGAAGATGAATATACACATTTTAGTGATCAAGAACTAATTAATAAATCTGATGATATTATTGAATATTTAGCCAACAATAATCCATTAGATGATAGATTAGTTGAATCATTATGCATCATTCGTGAAGTTATTTATCGAGTTCATAATAAAAGAGCTTTTAAAGTTCAACTTATTGGTGCAATCATCGTTTATTTTGGCGACTTTGCTGAAATGATGACGGGTGAAGGTAAAACATTAACCTTAGTTTTAGTTGCTTACTTAAATGCCCTTTATAAAAAAGGTGTTCATATGGTGACTGTTAATGAATATTTAGTTAAAGTTGGTGCTGAATTTGCTACACCTGCTTTAAATTTTTTAAATATGTCTGTTGGTCAAATTACAGCAAATATGAATGAATATGAAAAACGTAATAATTATAATTGTGATATAACATACACAACGAATTCAGAATTAGGATTTGATTATTTACGTGATAACATGGTTACTAACTACAATAGTAAAGTTCAACGTGGTTTATGATTTGCTATTGTTGATGAGGGTGACTCAGTTTTAATTGATGAAGCTCGAACGCCATTAATTATTTCAGGCGAACCACAAGAAGAAATTGGAAATTATGTTAAAGCAGATCGTTTTGTAAAAACTTTATATCCACAAGATTTTACTTTAGATCCAGAATCACAATCAGTAGCATTAACTGAAAGTGGTGTTGAAAAAGCCCAAAAGTTTTTTAATACTAAAAACTATTACAACTTTGAAAATTCAGATATCATTCATAAAGTTACAAATGCTTTAAGAGCAAACTTTACTTTTTTTAATGGTCGTGAATACATTGTTAAAAAAGATGATGAAGGTGAAGATGTAATTGCTTTAGTTGATCAATCAACTGGTCGAATTATGGAAGGAAGAAGTTATAGTGCTGGCTTACAACAAGCAATCCAAGCTAAAGAACAAATCAAAATTGAACCTGAAAATTTAACAGTTGCCACAATTACTTACCAATCATTATTTCGTTTATACAAAAAATT
This genomic window contains:
- the tyrS gene encoding tyrosine--tRNA ligase; translated protein: MHNLIKDLKARNLINNITNEEKLKKALAENKGIYVGFDPSADSLHLGNYIMIMLLKRFRLHNIKTFALVGGATGMIGDPSGKSAERNLLDKTILEHNITKIKYQLEKFTNSQVINNYDFYKNMTFLDFLRDVGKLININYLLEKEIISSRLDVGISYTEFSYNLLQGYDFLQLYKNDNIAIQAGGSDQWGNITTGIEIIRKSLGDDNIACGLTINLLTNSEGKKFGKSEKGAIYLDENKSSVYEMYQFLINQTDADVEKLLNFLTLIDVDEINKIMQAHKENPALRIAQKALAQAVVVDVHGQQKYEQALHISQVLFNGNINELNQEEFNIAIKSLPTTKLDKDEIKIIDLLNLANISSSNRVARDFLSTGSILVNDIKVNDENFLVKKQDAINQEFSIIKKGKRNYFLIVWNKD
- a CDS encoding HAD family hydrolase, whose translation is MTKKLIVFDFDGTIMHTHTTMSLSIIGVLEFYNHHVPSLKEMNDLLGNLSMANIFRKYAKHDLLDIEIETMIAKYYEIYESSLFMIHSYFFDGILELIKKIRSIDNVKLAILSNKKSTLLTTMVDYYNLHHYFDYIYGAEDVDQMKPHPSGLLRLMNNCNVDHKNTLLIGDSLADLKAALNVKCHFLLVNWEPEYQKHKETIANLKPLVVQTIDELETEISQFLR
- a CDS encoding ABC transporter ATP-binding protein, which codes for MKIKKEKDNDINSVSNENENKKINIKDLSKDERKELKKRIKEVEKLNKNHKGDIDMSSRDPNNIIELRDVKKIFTNGYLINETLKGVNLDIRKGEFVIILGPSGSGKTTLMNIMSGLDRATDGDVRVCGKQLINMSQNKLTDFRKEYIGFVFQQYGLLPTLSVEENVEIGADLQVDKKRRIKPQDALKAVGMLEYAKKFPHELSGGQQQRVSIARALAKNPIILFGDEPTGAVDETMSKIILKEFVKVNQELKTTVIIVTHNPIFAELGTLVIKVKDGNINELIRNDHPKSVDELKWDEQ
- a CDS encoding dihydrofolate reductase, with the protein product MLKLIWCQTLNGGISKNNKLPWYVKEELEHFYKTTKNHKIVMGKSTFDSLEQKPLSNRTNIIFSSIMQTPEDQSYFVTNDFQQLLNDAKKEDIFIIGGKELFDIFLNHADALIVSVLNDYYDCDLYMKVDYNNFNLDKKDVYDNFVVNYYSSKKDK
- a CDS encoding 3'-5' exonuclease, with product MRTYDSISEISEDKDLVFVDIEATDNKGDQRIIQFSGYRLNIKKNKIRRFNKKFNPDQEINSRIKTLLNFNKNFNNIEQMPKLDQKWAKEIYNFVKNAIVVTFTDFDIKKMHQLFSHYEFDLEKIIYFDIYKFFEKKLHTNAVPSLFSLGILSGIKIDFFKLHNALYDAFILKEIFLHIRYKTNEELYEMYSYYQFLPKIINSSYFITNEQEKNKGIIKKEVKYVMYIKEFDFTDKFDLNFVVYKKNHHFYSKPIYDSSLELQTISSAIDEHSSPKVQLANTFFEYLSKSAVFSMKKLGIKQSEKFLKFYKTHTNKRKIIKVLSLNLKKEIKPENFVIKAQVICETLSKNEAIHPFVQEYLKAFSDISSQENENNN
- a CDS encoding pseudouridine synthase, whose translation is MNLKEIKIKINDANQRLDRFLLKNFPNLSRIAIYKLIRTKDIKVNHKKAEHNYLLKENDVVSIYAKENFLEKKIDLDFAKAKDELEIIYEDSNILVVHKPIGLIVHEDDNHKNDTLQNRIKKYLVKKNEYHPFDESAFVPSLCHRLDLNTSGLIVAAKTANALRIIAEMFKNNDVNRVYKCLTYNRLPKNNDIVYNYMYKANDNTMIVQNFKTKVNKTAITKYQYIGNYKKYFVYDIELLTGRTHQIRAVLNFLHAPIVGEQKYITKDIDKNQNYEYQCLVSYKIKFINVRKYQCEELNYLENKEFKLDRVWFLK
- the upp gene encoding uracil phosphoribosyltransferase, whose amino-acid sequence is MHKIINHPLIKDKLTRMRKVSTVSTVFRTNLEELTQLMVYEATKDLELNEIEIETPVVKNAKGYKLKNKICLIPILRAGIGMVDGVKSLIPTATIGHIGLYRNEETLKPVEYFKKFPKNISESDVIILDPMLATGGSVVEAVNIIKKYNPKSIKFVCIVAAPEGLEYVQKIHPDVDVYIAALDDKLNENGYITPGLGDAGDRIFGTK